ATCTTCAGTAGCCTCTTCTCTTATCACGTCAATAATATCATCAACTGTTATTATTCCCAGAAGCCTGTTTGAAGCATCCGTAACAGGAACAGCTAAAAGATCGTACTTTGCAACTAGATTTGCAACATATTCCTGATCACTGTCGGGCTTTACACTAATGATGTCTGAAATCATCACATTTTTTAATCTTTTATCAGGATCTGCCATAATTAGTTTTTTTAATGTAACTACTCCACGAAGATGGTCTTCTCTGTCTGTTGTGTATATATAATAACCGGCTTCCACATCCATATCTTTTCGCAGATACTCTAATGTGTCAGCGACTGTGGCATCCTCATGAAAAGATACAAATTCAGTTGTCATTATTCCACCTGCAGTATCTTTATCATATTGAATTAATTCTGCTACTTCTTCTGCTGCTTCTTCTTCTGTCATTTGGGCCAGAACTTTTAGATGCTCTCCTTCTGGAAGATACTGAAGGATATCGGCAGCATTGTCAGGAGGCATTGTATCAAGCATTTTTGAAAGTCTAATGGGACTCATAGCTTGAACAAGTTTTTTTGCTAACACAGAATCTACTTCATTTAGAACTTCAGCAGTAACCTCTGGCTTAAGCATATTCAGTATTTTCTGCCCTTCTTCAGCTTCTAAGTGACTTATAACATCAGCCACGTCAGCAGTAT
This genomic interval from bacterium contains the following:
- the mgtE gene encoding magnesium transporter; its protein translation is MEKKIERFINIVQDYLSSNAVVKLQRFLNKLHTADVADVISHLEAEEGQKILNMLKPEVTAEVLNEVDSVLAKKLVQAMSPIRLSKMLDTMPPDNAADILQYLPEGEHLKVLAQMTEEEAAEEVAELIQYDKDTAGGIMTTEFVSFHEDATVADTLEYLRKDMDVEAGYYIYTTDREDHLRGVVTLKKLIMADPDKRLKNVMISDIISVKPDSDQEYVANLVAKYDLLAVPVTDASNRLLGIITVDDIIDVIREEATEDVYKSVGTTEDELLTKSSFNVAKIRLPWLITTLLGGLICVLVVSRFKFVLEQVIALAFFMPIIAAMGGNIGIQSSTIVVRGLATGIIDTKKVWKMLFREVRIGAIMGLACGAVVGTVGVLWQRQLVLGLVLFVSMFMAIIVAAAIGAIIPLVFNKFNIDPAIATGPFVTTANDITGMLIYFSLALGLMKYLV